One stretch of Natronolimnobius baerhuensis DNA includes these proteins:
- a CDS encoding DUF7504 family protein, which produces MSLANSNTFGVDSLPIDGLESGTSILLTGEDSEALKTVFARLVAPETDEYGVVLATDQRGHAVQRQLEAVETGAGSRTSVLAAEGRDNGDDLQTVGALGDLTAVGMELSTMVATAQQSVDRFRTGIVFCSTLCAEIDDARSVYRFLNSNFLTELRRGDGIGVCVFDTSVDLETDVNSMLAGMETSFTGRLDVETTGRRMATLHTSGLADVESSLEVSL; this is translated from the coding sequence ATGAGTCTCGCGAACTCGAACACCTTCGGTGTTGACTCGCTCCCCATCGATGGTCTCGAGAGTGGGACCTCGATTTTGCTTACTGGTGAGGACTCCGAGGCGCTCAAAACCGTGTTCGCTCGACTAGTCGCCCCCGAGACGGACGAATATGGTGTCGTCCTCGCGACGGACCAACGTGGCCACGCCGTCCAACGGCAACTCGAGGCCGTCGAAACTGGGGCTGGCTCGCGTACATCGGTTCTGGCCGCAGAGGGCCGAGACAACGGTGACGACCTCCAGACTGTTGGGGCGCTCGGCGATCTGACAGCAGTCGGCATGGAACTGTCAACGATGGTCGCGACAGCACAGCAGTCAGTCGACCGATTCCGAACGGGCATCGTGTTCTGCTCGACGCTCTGTGCAGAAATCGACGACGCGCGATCAGTGTATCGCTTCCTCAATTCGAACTTTTTAACCGAACTCCGTCGCGGAGACGGTATCGGTGTCTGTGTGTTCGATACCAGTGTCGACCTCGAGACGGACGTCAACAGTATGCTGGCCGGTATGGAGACGTCCTTTACTGGCCGTCTCGATGTCGAGACGACTGGCCGCCGGATGGCGACGCTACACACGTCCGGACTGGCCGACGTTGAGTCGTCGCTCGAGGTATCACTATAA
- a CDS encoding PAS domain-containing protein encodes MVRSSIRILLFAPELPGEAIATQLRNGDDQFVVSIEHDETAVLERLQDPHDIDCLLGTDNTLLACSGDGVRPVVAATDQIPTVLLTASASHDEAEAALEAGVTEYLRWDDETDVADDISGIHFNLLSSRILGALAQYRNAGESTQSQNIVSPHASRSTCRDSVPDLAHADGGQNVRQDTLIDNLPGVVYRCRNDSAWPMEVVEGTCEEITGYSAAQLESGDVLFGDDLIHPDDRESTWGDVQAALETGEHYEVTYRIETKTGATKWLWERGQGIYAEDGTLEALEGFFTDITERRGRQLRLRRNQRRFEAVFEDPEMLVGLLELDGTLLQANQTALEYANATHEEVVDTPFWETPWWPDDMQERVRESVERAAEGEYVDYVVDNPIGNGETRRVSGTIRPVTDNSGAPTSMIVSARDVTDQRDQNRDLVETRDKLEILNQVVRHDLRNDMQVVRGRARLLEDHVDAEGAYHLNEIHGSAADAIELTETARNLTEAMLGRGDNQQLVSINQVVTSAVETVRSRYDSAAITVYGLATAPHVLANDMLESVIRNLLENAVVHNDSDLPDIEVAIDHDDETVVICVADNGPGISDDRKEDVFGRGEKGLESPGTGLGLHLVQTLVDQFDGEIAIQDNRPTGCVFRIELPVVSPTPSAETET; translated from the coding sequence ATGGTGCGGTCATCAATTCGTATTCTTCTCTTTGCGCCAGAACTCCCGGGGGAAGCGATTGCGACCCAACTCAGGAATGGCGACGACCAATTTGTAGTCAGCATCGAACACGACGAAACAGCGGTCCTCGAGCGACTGCAGGACCCTCACGATATCGATTGTCTGCTTGGAACGGATAACACGCTGTTGGCGTGCTCCGGCGATGGAGTGCGTCCAGTTGTCGCGGCCACTGATCAGATTCCAACGGTGTTGCTTACGGCCAGCGCTAGCCACGACGAGGCCGAGGCTGCACTCGAGGCAGGTGTCACAGAGTACCTTCGCTGGGACGATGAGACAGACGTTGCAGACGATATTTCTGGCATTCACTTCAATCTCCTCTCGAGTCGGATTCTGGGGGCGCTCGCTCAGTACCGAAACGCGGGCGAATCCACACAGTCTCAGAACATCGTGTCGCCACACGCGTCACGATCAACCTGCCGGGACTCGGTACCAGACCTGGCGCACGCGGACGGTGGGCAGAACGTCCGCCAGGACACGCTGATCGACAACCTTCCCGGCGTGGTCTATCGCTGTCGGAATGATTCTGCCTGGCCAATGGAGGTCGTCGAAGGAACCTGCGAGGAAATCACTGGCTACAGCGCCGCCCAACTCGAGTCGGGGGACGTGCTGTTCGGCGACGACCTGATCCATCCGGACGACCGCGAATCTACGTGGGGCGACGTACAGGCTGCCCTCGAGACGGGCGAACACTACGAAGTCACCTACCGGATTGAAACGAAAACAGGGGCCACAAAGTGGCTCTGGGAACGCGGACAGGGAATCTACGCCGAGGACGGCACCCTCGAGGCGCTCGAGGGCTTTTTCACCGATATCACCGAGCGACGTGGCCGCCAATTACGGCTTCGGCGGAATCAGCGCCGCTTCGAAGCCGTCTTCGAGGACCCCGAAATGCTCGTCGGCCTGCTCGAACTCGATGGCACGCTCTTGCAGGCAAACCAGACCGCCCTCGAGTACGCCAATGCGACACACGAGGAGGTTGTTGACACGCCGTTTTGGGAGACGCCGTGGTGGCCAGACGACATGCAAGAGCGAGTCAGAGAGTCGGTCGAACGGGCCGCAGAGGGTGAGTACGTCGATTACGTGGTCGACAATCCAATCGGTAATGGCGAGACGAGGCGCGTTAGCGGGACGATTCGACCCGTAACCGATAATTCGGGTGCGCCGACCTCCATGATCGTTTCCGCACGAGACGTCACCGATCAGCGGGACCAAAACCGAGACCTCGTCGAGACGCGCGACAAACTCGAGATCCTGAATCAGGTCGTTCGCCACGATCTGCGAAACGATATGCAAGTCGTCCGCGGTCGCGCCCGCTTGCTCGAGGACCACGTTGATGCGGAGGGGGCCTACCATCTCAACGAAATTCACGGCTCGGCTGCTGATGCAATCGAACTGACCGAAACCGCACGTAACCTTACAGAGGCGATGCTCGGGCGCGGCGACAATCAGCAACTCGTCTCGATCAACCAGGTCGTCACATCGGCAGTCGAAACCGTCCGCTCACGGTACGATTCAGCCGCAATTACGGTCTACGGGCTTGCCACAGCGCCACACGTACTCGCAAACGACATGCTCGAGTCTGTTATTCGTAACCTCCTCGAGAACGCCGTTGTCCACAACGATTCCGACCTGCCGGATATTGAGGTCGCAATCGATCATGACGATGAGACGGTCGTCATTTGCGTTGCGGACAACGGGCCGGGAATTTCTGATGACCGGAAGGAAGACGTGTTTGGCCGCGGCGAAAAAGGACTCGAGAGCCCCGGCACTGGATTGGGGTTGCATCTCGTCCAGACGTTAGTCGACCAGTTCGACGGCGAGATTGCGATTCAGGACAACCGTCCGACTGGGTGCGTTTTCCGAATTGAACTCCCGGTTGTTTCGCCGACACCGTCAGCTGAGACCGAAACGTGA
- a CDS encoding DUF5817 domain-containing protein, which translates to MYAVVGCSECSNLWIIEGRSETTQCPRCGSRRPYERRKKFVETDDADHARDVRASMLANRQGHGDAFAELDSFGALEDDVSDGVIDDDEYLEESGLDVSEVDAAGDRDPRGSARSGSKKEIVQEALRELERPTEAEVVDYAGERGVPADDARDGLEKLTRRGEVSESRGRYRLL; encoded by the coding sequence ATGTACGCCGTCGTCGGCTGTAGCGAGTGTTCGAATCTCTGGATTATCGAAGGCCGGTCGGAGACCACACAGTGCCCTCGCTGTGGCTCGCGACGCCCCTACGAGAGACGCAAGAAATTCGTCGAAACCGACGACGCAGACCACGCTCGAGACGTCCGCGCCTCGATGCTCGCCAACCGGCAGGGCCACGGCGACGCCTTTGCCGAACTCGACTCGTTCGGTGCGCTCGAGGACGACGTTTCTGACGGCGTGATCGACGATGACGAGTATCTCGAGGAGTCGGGTCTCGACGTTTCCGAAGTCGACGCCGCAGGCGACCGCGACCCGCGCGGGTCAGCCCGAAGTGGGAGCAAGAAAGAGATCGTTCAGGAAGCCCTCCGAGAACTCGAACGTCCCACCGAAGCCGAGGTCGTCGACTACGCCGGCGAGCGCGGCGTGCCCGCCGACGACGCTCGAGATGGCCTCGAAAAACTCACGCGACGCGGCGAGGTCAGCGAGAGTCGCGGTCGGTATCGCTTGCTCTGA
- the hmgA gene encoding hydroxymethylglutaryl-CoA reductase (NADPH) codes for MTSATDLADKLQDGDLRLYELEEHTDADTAAEARRLFVERETGTDLEAVGDYTFPAEQAEPNIENMIGAAQVPMGVVGPVAVDGSAADGDHYLPLATTEGALLASVNRGLSVIRSSGGADARVTKNGMTRAPVFRVDGVAEAAEVVEWVEDNLETLREAAESTTSHGELLGVEPYVVGDSVYLRFAYDTKDAMGMNMVTIATGAACEVVEQETPADLVALSGNLCSDKKPAAVNAVEGRGRSVTADVVIPGELLENRLHTTAEAIVEANTRKNLTGSAKAGSLGFNAHAANVVAAAFLATGQDEAQVVEGANAITTMDTREGENGATDLYASVSIASLEVGTVGGGTKLPTQAEALDVLGLRGGGDPAGSNADALAEIITVGALAGELSLLAALSSRHLASAHEDLGR; via the coding sequence ATGACCAGCGCTACGGATCTCGCCGACAAGCTACAGGACGGCGACCTTCGACTCTACGAACTCGAGGAACACACCGATGCGGACACAGCGGCCGAGGCACGCCGGCTGTTCGTCGAGCGCGAGACAGGAACCGACCTCGAGGCGGTCGGCGACTACACGTTCCCCGCCGAGCAGGCCGAACCGAACATCGAGAACATGATCGGCGCGGCGCAGGTGCCGATGGGCGTCGTCGGCCCCGTCGCAGTCGATGGCAGCGCGGCCGACGGCGACCACTACCTGCCGCTTGCGACGACCGAAGGCGCGCTCTTGGCCTCCGTGAATCGGGGACTCTCGGTGATCCGCTCGTCGGGCGGTGCGGACGCTCGCGTGACGAAAAACGGGATGACTCGCGCGCCCGTCTTCCGCGTCGACGGCGTGGCCGAGGCCGCCGAAGTCGTGGAGTGGGTCGAAGATAATCTCGAGACCCTCCGCGAGGCCGCCGAGTCGACGACCAGCCACGGCGAATTGCTGGGCGTCGAACCCTACGTCGTCGGCGATTCGGTCTACCTGCGATTCGCCTACGACACCAAAGACGCGATGGGGATGAACATGGTCACTATCGCGACCGGCGCGGCCTGCGAGGTCGTCGAGCAGGAGACGCCAGCCGACCTCGTTGCCCTCTCCGGCAACCTCTGTTCGGACAAGAAACCCGCCGCCGTCAACGCTGTCGAAGGCCGCGGACGTTCCGTAACGGCCGACGTGGTCATTCCCGGTGAGTTGCTCGAGAACCGACTCCACACGACGGCCGAGGCCATCGTCGAAGCGAACACCCGAAAGAACCTGACCGGCAGCGCCAAAGCGGGCAGTCTCGGCTTTAATGCGCACGCGGCAAACGTCGTCGCTGCCGCCTTCCTCGCGACCGGCCAGGACGAAGCCCAGGTTGTCGAAGGCGCGAACGCGATCACGACGATGGATACGCGCGAGGGAGAAAACGGTGCGACCGACCTCTACGCCAGCGTCTCCATCGCCTCACTCGAGGTCGGCACAGTCGGCGGCGGGACGAAACTCCCGACCCAAGCCGAAGCGCTCGACGTGCTCGGACTCCGCGGCGGCGGCGATCCGGCGGGGTCGAACGCCGACGCACTGGCCGAGATCATTACCGTCGGCGCGCTCGCGGGCGAACTCTCCTTGCTTGCAGCACTGTCTTCGCGACATCTGGCGAGCGCTCACGAAGACCTCGGACGCTAA